AATAAAAAAAGGCGAAGGTATTTTCGCCTTTTTTTTGTTATAGCTCGATTCACAAAAGCTTAAGTTACGTTAATTTATTGTTGTGATTGGCTCCTACCTTATAATTGGTTAAAGTTACATTCATTTTGGCCTACTCAGATATGTTAAAGTAGATTTATAGATACTTAGAAAAGTAGGTGACAAACTTAAAATGGATGAGAAGCAATTACGTGATTTGAAATTTAAAATTGTCGACTTTACAAGAATTGCATTTGTTTTAATTGCAATTAGTGTCTTTTTATATTTAGGTGTTATTATTAATCAACATGTTCAAGAAGCGACTAATGTCAACTTATTAATGGCAATGACCTATATTTTTTTACTCTTAGCGTTTCTCTTATTTAACATGGTAATTAAATATAAAAAAATAGTAAGTGATCTCGAGTAAGAAAATTATTTAATTTTTTACAAAAAAGCCCTTTACAAAACATCATAAATTGGTTATACTTTCCTATGAAATAAACAAATTCTGATAAGGAGGTCGAATTTAATGTTACGCAAATCATTTAAACTTATTAAATTAAATAGTATTTCTTACTACTCGACCGATGTCGGAATGCGGATCTTTCAATAACTAACATAGCATACACGCCACAGGTTGAATAGTATACCTGTGGCTTTTTATGTAAATAGCAAAATCTTTCCTCTTAATGCTTATTTATAAAATAATTTTGATTACTTTTACCACAGGTATAGAAAATTTACCTGTGGTTTTTTATTGTCAAATTGAACATAATGTATGCAATGAACTTAAAGGAGGTGAAATCATATGAAATTCAATATTTTGTCTATCACAATAACAATTAATAAACGCTCGTATTCAATTGAAAAAGCTTATCGAGAAGAGCAAGTAAAAAAAATGATTGATGAAGAAAGAGAGAAATCGTTTAGAGCTTACCCAACCATATAATAATCATTTCAAATAATTACAGGAGAGTGATAAAAATGATAATGCAAAATTTGATGATCGTTAAGTTAATTGATAAGGAAAATTTTACGTAGTTACTAAACAAAGGACGATCATTACAAATTATAAATATATTACCTTTTCATCATTACAGCTAAGTAGGATGACTCTTTACATTAGGCTGTTTTCGCATTGGTTGTTGCTTTTCGTTCTAATAGATAAGCACGTATAAACCTAGCGTTCGTAGCATCTTTTCTACTTTAACAATAATTGAGGTTTCAAAAAAACTCTTCATAATTTACATTATTTTGTTAAAAACAGCCATTAGGTAAAAACGAACATATATATTCATTAGGGTAGGTTTTACTTTTATAGTAAAGCCTACTTTTTTTATTTGATAGCTCTCTCTCCTAGTCTGTCAATACTTTATATCTGACTGCGCGAAAACAAAATATTTTTTCTGTTAAAAACGTTTCAATGCTATTCTAGGGGCAACAGTTTGCTCCGTTTTTGTAAAATATACTTGAAACAATTATTTTTCCAAATGTACACAATTTGGTCTTTTTATAGACAATAGTTTGTCAATAATGTCGTATCAAATATTCAATAAAATATGGTAATGTTTAGTTGGAAAGGTACAATCAACCTATAGGTAGGCTCTTTTCCACAATTTTATTAGTGAATGATATATGATTATACTTTTCTATCATCACCAATCGGTGAATCAATATTTATTAAATTGCTCATTTTTTCACAAGTGTTATTTTATTAAGTGGCTGACATACCTATTAGCCTTTTAATTGGTATGAAGAAGATATAAAAATGAAAGAAGAGGAGGGGGAAGGTATGGTGAAAAAGCTTAAAGCGCTTGATAAAAAAGTCATTATTTTAATTGGGCTATTTTTAGGAGTTGTTGTAGCAGTAGCAAGTGCTGAGACAATGAATTATACAGATAGTGCAGAATTTTGTTCGACCTGTCACCCGATGGATTCAGCCTATAGTAGCTTTGCAGACTCTACACATGCAAATATCGCTTGTAATAAGTGTCATGCTCCAACTGATAGCCTTGGAAAGAAAATACTATTTAAAGCGAAAGCTGGAACGCATGATATTTACATGAATACATTTGGTGCTGATAAGATTCCTGATGTTATTCATGCAAAAACAGCCACCATTGACGTTATTCAAGAAAACTGTAAAAGCTGTCACGAAGGAACACTAAATAATTTATCACACGATGCAAAAGAAAATTGTACTGATTGTCATAGGCAAATCCCTCATGGTAATGGCAACTTTAAGACAGATGAATGGTTTAAACCAGCCGATTATGACATTAATAATCGAAACGAATCTTTTGAGAAAGGGTGGGAAAATGCATAAAAGCATCAAAAGAATTATAGTTCCTACTGCTTTAGTGATTTTTTTAATCGCTATTATTGCTGCCTGTGGTTCAGATGAAGCGAAGGAAAGTACCGCTGCTAAAAAGTTATACAATACGGGACTATCAGCTGACGAAATAAATAATGAAGCATTTGCTGACATTTTTCCGTTACAGTATGAAAGCTATAAGCGTAATGAAGAAATGTCTGATACGAAATACGGTGGATCAATACCAACGTCAAAATTTGACCACACTAAAGAACCTTATTTGCCAATAATTTTTAATGGTTATGGATTTGCAAAGGAATATAATGAAGATCGTGGACACATTTACGCTGTTGAAGATAATATCAATATTGCTAGAATTACGGATAAGTCAATTGGTTCTTGTTTTACTTGTAAAAGTACTGCGGTTCCTATTTTGTTAGAGGAGGACGAATTCGGAGACGGATACTGGTCTGCAAACTTTCGAAATGAGATTGTACCTCGTGCTGAAGAATTAGGGCATTCTCCTATCGGTTGTTCAGATTGTCATGATCCCGAAACGATGGAATTACGTGTGACTCGTCCAATGTTTGCAACAGCTATGGAAGCAAGAGGAGTAGACATTTCAAACCCTACAAAAAATGAAATGCGTACGTATGTATGTGCACAATGTCACGTAGAATACTATTTTGAACCAAAAAAGAAGGAAGTAACATTCCCATGGACAAATGGATTAAAGCCAGAAGAAATGTATGAATACTACGATACGATAGCAAAAGATTCTGGGTTTGCACAAGACTGGATTCATACCGTTTCAGGTGCGCCAATGCTAAAAGCTCAGCATCCAGAATTCGAAATTTGGTCTGAAGGTCCGCATGGAATCGCTGAAGTTTCCTGCTCGGATTGCCATATGCCATACGAACGTTCAGACGGTAAGAAAAAGATTACTAGTCACCAATGGACTTCACCTTTAAAAACAATTGAGCAATCATGTCGTACATGTCATGCAGACAAGACTGAGCAAGAACTTAAAGATCGGGTTGAAGGCATTCAAGATACTCATATGGAGAATTTACACAAGGCCGAAGAAATATCTATTGATGCACATTACTTTATTAATAAGATGATAACTACCGGTGCTCCTGAATCTAAAATTGAAGAAGCACAAGAACTTGTTCGTAAAGGACAGTGGTTATTTGATATTGTAGCTGCAGAAAATTCTGCTGGATTCCATGATCCTCAAGGCGCAATGGATAGTATGAAAAAATCTACTGAAGCATTAAATGAAGCTATTATTATAGCAACTGAAGAATTGGTGAAACTAGATGTAAATATTGATGAATTAAAAGAAGAAATAGATAAAGTGAAAAAAGCTGTTTATGATGAACCAGATGTGTTTAAAAAGAAAGACCATGTCATAAATGATTACTTCCCAAATCAACAACCACCAAAAAATTAAGCACTCACAGAACGATGATTAACAAACTAATTTTCACCGTACAATACGGCTATATTGTACGGTGCATTTTTGTTCATTAAAAAGCTATATTTCCATTGTTTATAAGGTGGTAACAATTTTGTGCAGGCATATGTTTGTCACTGTGCAAACATAACACTAATTTCATCTAGATGCTTTATCAATAGTAGAAAAATATTTTGATAAGAGCCTTCACAAGACAATGATCTTAATATATATGTGAAACAAATCACAAATAGCGTATTTATTATTAATATACTGTAAATTTTTTATTGAATCAAGCTGAATGGTTTATATTTTTTTAAATGGATTTCAGATAGTTGCTTCATCTCTCAATACAGCTTTTCAGAAAATGAAGTGGTTCGATTAGACAACCTAAGGCATCAAAATGGTTAAAAAGCAACCTACACAAAACACGACTTCAGTGTCTAGTGAGATTACGGTATTGTCTAGGATTGTCGCCTATCCCCTAAGTCACTTCTTCTATCGTTACGAGGGTAAAGGGCATCTCCAAATGATAGGAATCTGGGCACTCGTCTGTTGATGATCTTTAGTGGAATTATATCTTTCGGTAATGTCTGTAACATAAGTCACAATTTGGTATGAAGTTTTTGTGAACTAAAATATGGATGATTTTTGACAATAGGTTTACCAATATGTTGTAACTAAGCAATTTTTAATACAATCATATTAGAAATGAAAGAAATGGGAAATAAGGTGAAAAAAATGAAGACTCCTTATGTTAAGGAAAAATGTTTTCCAATATTCATTTTGGTACTAATGAGTATTCTCTTTCCTCAATCTATACTTGCATCTTACGACAACATATCTATAGAAGACATTACAATAATCGTTATGCCAGAATATACGAATCATCCTCATGCTAATAATGATGAACCAACTGTTCTTGTTGGTTACCATGGCACTGTTGTAAATCAATCATCTGAGTCAATTAGCCAAGGTATCGAACTAACATTACCTGTAAATAAGAATAATTTTTTTATAGGGCTAGCAGCACATACCCTCGATGAAACAAAAGAATCACTTCAAGAAATAGAAGTACAAATGAAGAAGAATTCTAACAAAGTAACGATTATACCAGAAGAACCTATTGATCCAGGGCAAGGCTATAAATTTGTTATCGAATATTATTATCATGATATAAACATTACTGAGAATAAGAAAAATTTCACATATGAATACGTAGCTGACAATAATATGGACGCTATAAACATTATCTTCTTTGAACCATTAGGAGCAAGTGATTTTGCCATACAACCAACAACTAATCAGCATTCACAAGATACGATGGGGATTAACATGTATTTGTATGAGGTTATTCAATTAAAAGCTGGGGAGAAGAAAGTATTTGATGTGTCTTATGAGAAAAAAGACAACGAAACGACAACTAGTAAAATTGATGACATAGCACCAAATAACAACACTAGTGTCCAAATACAAGCTAACTCATCAAATAATGGAGGGTTATCAAAAAATACAATTATTGCAATCGTTGTCATTTCATTAATATTTTTATTCACAATCATGCTCTTAATTTTTCAGAAAAAGAAACACAAAGAACGTGAAAGCGAAATTAAAGCTACAAATCGACAACAAGATAAAAAGAAGTTAAGAAACATGTTGGCTAATGGTGAAATTGATGAACAAAAGTATCGCAAAAAAATGAGTGAACTAAGTTGAGGGGTGAATGGAATGAACAAAAATAAAAAAGTATTGTTTGGTGGAAGTTTGATCATCATAGCAATTCTAACATTGCTCATAGCTGCTACACCAGGTGCAAGCGGTACAGAGTTGACACTTACACAACTGTTAGCAAATGAAGAGAAGTACAGCGATAAGTTCGTCATGACCCAAGGATTATTAATTGAAGATTCAATTGATTGGAATGCAGATAATATAGAACTTCGCTTTACAGTACGAGATGAAGATGGTAATGAGCTTCCAATATTTTATCAAGGGGTACGACCAGACAATTTTAGTGAAGATGTAACTGCAATTGTAGAGGGGTATATACAAGAGGATGGTGTGTTTTTTGCTGAGAAACTTCAAACTAAGTGTCCATCCAAATATGAAGACCAAGATAAAAGTGACTATGACCCAGAGCTTCATAAAAAGATAGAAAATGAGGAGTAAAGAAAGGTGATTAGCCATGTATTTAATTGGTAGTACAGCTGTTTATTTAGCATTTGTCATTTCAATCTATTCATTTATTATTCTCATATTAGGAATTAGAAAGCAAAACCAAAAGTTAATAAATAGTGGGAAAAATGGTGTGTTATCCATCTTTGTATTAACATGTGTTTCAATGTTTGTCTTATTCTACGCTTTAGGTACGAGTCAATTTCAATTTAAGTATGTTTCTACGTATACAAGTAGCGATTTACCACTTATTTATAAGCTTTCAGCATTATGGGCAGGTAATGCAGGATCTTTATTATTATGGACATTTTTCTTAACGATGTACGCAACGATGGTTGTGTTTTCAAGAAAAATGAAAAGCAATCCAATGGTTCCTTATATTGGAACAATCATGCTTGGTAATATTATTTTCTTTTACTTCGTGTTAGCTACGACTACGAAACCTTTTGAACTGAATGATATTATTCCAGAGGTTGGGAAAGGTTTAAATCCAATGTTACAAGACCCAGGGATGATTTTACATCCAGTAACTTTGTACTTAGGTTATGTGGGACTTTCAGTACCTTTTGCATTTGCTATTGCCGCTTTAATACTAAAGAATGTAGACGCT
This portion of the Cytobacillus sp. IB215665 genome encodes:
- a CDS encoding cytochrome c3 family protein, which codes for MVKKLKALDKKVIILIGLFLGVVVAVASAETMNYTDSAEFCSTCHPMDSAYSSFADSTHANIACNKCHAPTDSLGKKILFKAKAGTHDIYMNTFGADKIPDVIHAKTATIDVIQENCKSCHEGTLNNLSHDAKENCTDCHRQIPHGNGNFKTDEWFKPADYDINNRNESFEKGWENA
- a CDS encoding cytochrome c maturation protein CcmE — translated: MNKNKKVLFGGSLIIIAILTLLIAATPGASGTELTLTQLLANEEKYSDKFVMTQGLLIEDSIDWNADNIELRFTVRDEDGNELPIFYQGVRPDNFSEDVTAIVEGYIQEDGVFFAEKLQTKCPSKYEDQDKSDYDPELHKKIENEE
- a CDS encoding ammonia-forming cytochrome c nitrite reductase subunit c552, with protein sequence MHKSIKRIIVPTALVIFLIAIIAACGSDEAKESTAAKKLYNTGLSADEINNEAFADIFPLQYESYKRNEEMSDTKYGGSIPTSKFDHTKEPYLPIIFNGYGFAKEYNEDRGHIYAVEDNINIARITDKSIGSCFTCKSTAVPILLEEDEFGDGYWSANFRNEIVPRAEELGHSPIGCSDCHDPETMELRVTRPMFATAMEARGVDISNPTKNEMRTYVCAQCHVEYYFEPKKKEVTFPWTNGLKPEEMYEYYDTIAKDSGFAQDWIHTVSGAPMLKAQHPEFEIWSEGPHGIAEVSCSDCHMPYERSDGKKKITSHQWTSPLKTIEQSCRTCHADKTEQELKDRVEGIQDTHMENLHKAEEISIDAHYFINKMITTGAPESKIEEAQELVRKGQWLFDIVAAENSAGFHDPQGAMDSMKKSTEALNEAIIIATEELVKLDVNIDELKEEIDKVKKAVYDEPDVFKKKDHVINDYFPNQQPPKN
- a CDS encoding YrhC family protein — translated: MDEKQLRDLKFKIVDFTRIAFVLIAISVFLYLGVIINQHVQEATNVNLLMAMTYIFLLLAFLLFNMVIKYKKIVSDLE
- a CDS encoding YrzI family small protein, giving the protein MKFNILSITITINKRSYSIEKAYREEQVKKMIDEEREKSFRAYPTI